The segment CCGAGGACTTTCGCATCAGCATTCATTGTCAAACAAAATAGAAGGCAAGTCAACGGAATCCAAGTACCCAAGATAATACGAAACATTAGAAATTTTTCCTTTTACGTCAAAGCCAAATTGCGTATTGGTTTCAGACACAGAGAACACTTACTTCTGTGCTTTAATCGCCCCCCATTGAGTGGCTAATTTGTCCTCGGGTTCAACGGCGAAAACAGGGTTGAATCCTTCAATTGATTTTCCTTTTTCACCCAATGCCATTGCTTCTTTGATTTCGGCTTCGGTCAGTGCCTTGTCAGCGACCACCACTTCATCCATGATACCGTTGACATACGCGTGATGTGCTAATATGGGACGCAAGTCATGGCCAATCGTTAGGGGCAGGTCAGAAGCCTGGAACTCACCCCTCTGAGGGCCCTTCCCCGTCTCTTTGCCGTTGGTATAGACTCGGACTTCTGTCCCATCAGCGACCGCTGCAATGTGATACCAGGTTTTTTCCAAGTCAGCCACTTCAGGAAATTTTTTATCGACAGCCGCACTGCGTCCCTTTGTCATATTCGCATCGAACCCGAAACTGCCGAAGTCTGATTTGGGACGCCATACGCGCAAGGCGTAAGATGTCCAAAAGCGTTTGTTGGTTTCAAAGGGGCCATACTTCCAGATTAAAGACTGCTCTCGACCACCGCCCGCGGCGAAATCGCCAGGAGTACTAAATTTAACCCAACACATCAGAGTTACTTGATCTTTCAGATTGAGACTGTCATCATGGGGCACCTCAAGCCAACCATTGCTTAACTGTAACCCGCCACCTACCTTGCCCTTCGCATTCCATTCGGCAGTGCCTTCTCCCTTCAACTCGCCATCGTTGCGGTTTGGAGACGAATCCTTGCCAACTTCGTTTTTACTATTAAAGGCCCAATAGCCGCGGACTTTCGCATCAGCATTCATCGTCGACCAACACAAAAGACAGATTAACAAAATCCCAGTACCTAAAATGATACGAAACATCGGACATTCTCCTTTCATCTTAAAGCCAAATCGGGTAATGAACGCATGTGTTTGATTTTAGATGCAGACAACCGTTACTTCCCCGCTTTAATTTCACCCCATTGCGTGGCTAATTTGCCTTCGGGTTCAACAGCAAATACAGGATTAAACCCCTCAAGCGACTTTCCATTTTCACCCAACTCCATCGCTCCCTTGATTTCAGCTTCGGTCAGTGCCTTATCAACGATCACAACCTCATCAATGATTCCCAAGAAAAACTCGCGCCCAGCTAGCAAACCGGGGCGTAAATCATAGCCAATCGTTAAGGGGAGGTCTGTTGATTGAAACTCCCCTCGTTGCGGGGCGGCTTTCTTCTCTTTTCCGTCAGTGTAAATCCGGACTTCTGTCCCATCGGCGACTCCTGCAATGTGGTACCATGTTTTGTCGGCATCGCCTGCATCAGGAAAGTCTGGATCTGCCGCTGCACTCCGACCACCTACCAAGTTGGCATCAAACCCGAAGCTACCAAACTTGGTATGCCTGCGCCATACCCGCAGGGCATAAGAGGTCCAGAATCGTTTGTTTGTCGCAAACGGTCCATTCTTCCAAACAAGGGACTGATCCCGCCCAGTGGCCCCAAACGGATCGCCATCACCGCTAAATTGAACCCAACACATCAGTGTAATCTGATCCTTTACGTTGAGGCTATCGTCGTGAGGCACTTCCAGCCAACCGTTACTTAGCTTCAATCCACCGCCTACCTTGCCTTTCGCAATCCATTCGGCAGTTCCGGCGCCTTTCACTTCTCCATCGTTGCCGAATGGACTCGAATCCTCGCCAAGTTCGTTTTTAGTATTGAAAGCCCAATAGCCGAGGGCCTTGGCATCAACAGTTATCACGGGAAAGCAAAGACAGTAGATGATGACACAACCCAAAATAATCAATCGTCGAGACATCAGTAACACTCCTTTCATCAAAACGTTCTATCTACCCTCCTTTGTTGTAGGAAGATAGATGGTATCAATTCGTGTTATTGGTCCGTTTCACTTGCTTCCTGCTTTAAGTTCCCCCCATCTGACAGCCAATTTGCCTTGGGGGGCGACGTCAAAGAGCACGCCAAAATTATCAAGCGATTTTCCCTTTTCGCCTAACTCCATTGCTTCTTTGACTTGGTCTTGGGTTATTGCCTTATCGAGAATAATCACCTCATCGAGGAGTCCAAAATGATAAGGCTTAGATCCACCGCGGTCGGGTGGAATCCGTAAATCAAAGCCAATCGTTAACACCTGCTCCGAAGGTTTGAACTCGCCCCTCTGGTCGGCGGATGCTTTTTCGACTCCATTGGTGTAAAGTCGCACCTTTGTGCCATCAGCGGTTGCTGCAATGTGATACCACTCGTTTGCTTCGGGATGGTCTTTATCCCCGGGGGCTGTAAACACGCGTCCCTCGGTCATCTGCGCTTCAAATATAAAACTGCCCAACTTCTTTCTTGGACGAAGTTTTGCCAGCGAATAGGATGTCCAAAATCGCCGGTCTTTCTGATCCCCTTCTAATATAAAAGGACCGTTCTTGTAAATCAAGGACACTTCGCTGGATTCTCCTAAGGCACCGGCATCAAAGTTTGCCCAACACATCAGGGTAATCTGATCTTTGGCGTTGAGACTGTCATCATGCGGGACTTCAAGCCATGAGATTCCATCCAATTTCAAAGCTCCACCGACTTGTCCCTTCACATCATGGGCGGCAGCTTTTTTTGGCTCGCCGTGATTGTCAAGGCCCGAAGAGTCCTTCCCCAATTTATCTTTGTCGTCAAACATCCAGTAGCCAAGGGCTTTGGCGTCAGCATGGTTAGGAAACACACTGAGAAAATAGATGGATAGAGCCACAAGAACTGGTACAATACGAAACATGGATAGCCCTCCTTTTGCGAAAAAACCCACTATCCATCTCAACAGGTCGGATAGTGGGTCTAGAATCATATTTCCACAGCGCACAAGCCGCTTACCGTCTTCTCGATTTAATCGCGCCCCACTGTGTAGCTAATTTACCCTCGGTTTCAACCGAAAAAATCTCCACCATCTCGGTGAGAGACTTCCCTCTTTCACCGAGATTAAACGCCTCTAGAACCTGAGCCGGGGTCAGTGCCTGATCGAGAATCATCACTTCATCTATGGTTCCCCGCAAGTGGCGCCTCGCGCCACCGACCCGATCCACCGGAACGCGATGGTCGTAGCCGATTGTCAAAACCTGCTCGGAATTCCTAAACGGACCTCGTTGTGCACCTTTTGCTCTTTCCTTACCGTCTCGGTAGATTTTAATTTCAGTGCCATCTGCCACTGCCGCAACATGGTGCCAATCATTTGGTTCGGGAATCAGCGGATCCCCCGGCAACACAGCCGATCTGCCGCCTTCTGTGTTTGCATCGAACCCAAAAGTACCACATGCACACCTATCACGCCACTTGACTAATCCGTAAGATGACCAAAACGTTCGGTCCTTCTTATCGCCTTCCAGTATAAAGGGACCGTTTTTGTAGATTAAACTCTGTTCTTCCGCGGGACCGCTAAAACTGATCCAACACATCAAGGTCACCTGATCTTTGACATTCATGCTGTTGTCATGGGGCACCTCAAAGTAGTGCGGTGCTTGGTCCCCTCCGCCCGTTAAGTTCAAGGCACCGCCGACCTTTCCTTGCCGTGTCCAAGCCCCCGCCTTCAACTCCCCATGATTTTTGAAGTTTGACAAATCCTCCCCGAGTTTCTTTTGGTCGTCAAAGGTCCAATAACCGAGGACTTTGGTATCAGCATCGATTGAGTACAAACAGATTAACGCGATACCAAGTAGAAATAATAAGATAATGCGAAACATAATAACTCCTCCTAGGTATTTTTGACTATCCTCCTTTAATCTTTATGAAAGTTGTAGAAAAGGGGCAAGTTAGACTTGCCCCCAAGTATTGGATTGACATCTATTGTTTATCGACCGGTCTTAATCTGCGCCCAAGTCATCGGCAGCTGTGAATTCGGATTCACTGACCGAAGGTTCGCATCTTCAAACCAATCGATCATGTTCCGCCAGAGGAGCCATGAATTTCCTTGACCGAGCTCCTTTTGACCAAAGCCCATGTTCATATTGGTAATTTCGGCACTACCACTCAGGACATAAGCCCCTCTTTGAACTCTTCCATAGACGATAATGGCGATATTGGGATCGCCGATATCTTCGGCTGCCACTTCAGCGTGCCCGGGCAGTAGACCCACATCGTAACCGGGGAAATCGCCATCACCCACGAAGGTCGGATCTGGAGACTTGGATGTGTCAATAATGCCGCCCACCATATCTTTGGTCAGCGGTGTACCCTCGACATACGCAAGGCAGCATTTGTCTGCCACAGGGAACCCAGCCAACGCCTTGTCCATACCGTCCCAAAGGGCTACCAACGGTCTATCCTCGGGATCCCGACCGCCGGTGCTGATGACGCCATGGCCTTCGTCCATGAATTCCTTCAGTTTGTTACCATTTTGCTCAATCCACGCTTGCAGGTCAGGGCTATCTCGCCAAATATGGTAATTGAATACGATAACATCCCACTCACCGCTCCAGAGTTCTCTTTCAAATCTTGCGACATCGTCACCAATGATCTCCAGAAAGTCTTGGCCTTCTGTAAAGCCGAACTGCTTGAAGATGGCATCGTACCACGTGCCTTGAAGTGCGGTTGGGATTTTCCCGCCATCGAATGTAGCGGGATCTCGGGCAGGTGGCCCCCAAACACCCCAGCTCTCGGGCGTGTTGTTAAACACTAAGAATGTGACATCACGTGCCTCAACGTTCGAGGGTAAGCTCCAAATGGCTCCAATAGCAAGGAGCGTTATAAGGATTAACGATACTTTTATCCGTAACATTATCTTATCCTCCATATTAAAGGGCCTATCCAAAAAATCCGAGGGAGTTACCTAGATATTGTACTAGGCTTCCCGTTTGAACTCCGGATAGGTTTGTTAATCGTTCTCAGTTTCCTGAGTTGGTATAGTATTGTTTGGTTACAATACTCCCTATTATAATTTAATTTATCAAAAATACCAGCGCTTGTCAACTGAAAAAATAAAGAAATTGTTAAAAATATTAAGTAAATATTAAATTGCATTTGAGTGAACAATTTTATTATAGTGGACCTTAGAAGTAATGAGACACTCAAAACCGGTGCGGTTAGGATGCCGCCCCTACCGTTCTCCCGTTTGGTAGGCATTGTTTCCAACTGTGCCGATGCGGTGCGGTTTGAAACCACCCCTACCGGCCCCGATAAATCGGGATCGCTGCACAGAGGGGCGAAAGTGTCTATTTATTTTTTGAATTCACTATAAACATAGTGTATCACTATACCAAAAATCTTCGCAAATTGCCTCACGGAACCCAAATTTGTAAATCAGAAGACAGTCCTTGACAAGAAACGAGAGATAGGCTAAAATTGCACCCTGGAAAGCAAATCAACAATTGGAGGGGATTAGTGGCAAGCATAACGCGGCGCGATTTTCTCAAAACATCGGCGTTGGCAGGTGCCGGCTTGATGACAGGCTGCCTGCGGAAAAAGCCCGAAGGGGTCATTTTCAAAGGCTGGCCCTATGAGCCGGACCTCGTGCGCGAAAATATCGAATATTTCGAGCGTCAATCCAATGTCGAAGTTGCCTACGAGGCAGTTTCGGGCAACTACCACGATAAAATGGTTGCGCTATTCGTCGGCAAAACACCGATGGATTGCTGTTATGTTCGTGATGATGATTTGGCGGAGTGGGTCGAGGCGGGATGGCTGCGTCCTTGTGATGACCTGCCCGGTGCCGACCTGTATCTAGAAGATATCTTCGATTATAATACCGATGCTATGACCTACGGGGGTAGACGCTACGGGCTGCCCTACTATACCGATTTTACCGTCTGGCTCTATAACGAGCAGATGCTTGAGGCAGCAGGTTTTGATGCACCAGCGCAGACGCTGGACGAGTTGACCGAACAGGCAATTAAAGTCAAAGAGGCGCGGGTGAAATCTCCCGACGGGGATGTTGTTGAACATCCGATTGTACTTGGTTTTCGTCAGAACGTCACCGGCTTCGGCGACTGGTGGGCACTGAATTACGCGAGCGAGGTCGATCTCTTTGACGACGATTTCAACCCAATTTTTCCTGACGATGAAGGACAGCAGGCGGAGAAAATCCTTCAGTGGATTGTCGATGGCATCCACAAGCACCATATTATTGACATCAACTCATTGACGATGCCAGATATTCGAGAGAACATTGCAGCGGGTAGACAGACGTTTTGCTTGATGAGTAAATACGATGTGGAATGGATAAATAACCGCGAAAACTCCGCTGTCTCTGAAACCTATCTGAGCCAACGCAGCATCCCCGAAACGGAAACCCTCCATGCAAAGGTCATTAAGATGGCACGCCTCCCTTCTCTCGAACCCGAACAACACGGCACGCTGGGGTGGACGCGGATGTATAGTCTAACATCTCATTGCCAAGAGGAACACCTATTGGACGCATGGAAATTGATGCAATTCCTCGGAGGCAAGGACGCGACTGGTGACTATTACACAGCGCGACGTTGGTTCCAACTCCGGGGCTTGGGATTCGCGTTCATTTCCCTGATGGACGATCCCGAAATCGTTGCGCTCACAGAGCAGTGGGGAAACATCAAACTGGTGAAAGAACTATCGCAGGTCGCCCGCATCCGAGAGAACATCAAAGCCCCGTGGTTCCCCGACTTCAACGTCTATTATCAGCCGGAGATTCAGAAAATCCTGCTGCGTCAACAATCTCCCCGCGATGGACTGGGGCGTATGGCAAACCGGTGTCGGAGTACATTAGTACATTGGTTCATTGGTTCATTCGTTCAGTAATCAGATTGTTTTCACGCTTCGCTTTCAATTTACATCTGACAAAATACGAGCAGGAAAGGGTGAAGTGGCAGGTATAACGCGGCGTCATTTTCTCAAAACATCGGCGTTGGTAGGTGCCGGCTTGATGGCAGGTTGCTGGCGGAACGCGCCTGAAGGTGTCATTTTCAAAGGGTGGCCCTACGAGCCTGACCTTGTCCGTAAGAACATCGAATATTTCGAGCAGCAGTCAAACATCGACGTCGCCTACGAGGCGGTGTCAGGCAACTACCACGATAAAATGGTCGCGTTATTCGTTGGCAAAACACCGATGGATTGCTGCTACGTACGCGATGATGACTTTGTTGAATGGATTGAGGCGGGGTGGATCCGCCCATACGAAGGGTTGCCCGGTGCGGATGAATACGGCGGCGACGACATCTTCGACTATAACCTAGAGGCGATGAGTTACAAAGGGGAACGCTACGGGTTGCCCTATTACACGGATTTTATGGTATGGGCGTACAATGAGTCGATGGTGCAGGCGGCGGGATATGACAAAGCAGCACGAACGCTGGACGAATTGACGGAACAGGCGATAAAAATAAAAGAGGCGAAGGTACGCAGTCCTGCTGGCGATTTAGTTGAATATCCGATTATGCTCGGTTTTCGGCAGGTCGTTACTGGCTTCTTCGATTGGTGGACATTGAACTACGCCTCCGAGATCGATCTGTTCGATGACGACCTCAATCCAATTTTTCCAGATGATGAAGGACGACGCGCAGAGAAGATCCTTCAATGGATTGTTGACGGTATCCACAAGCACCGTATTATCGACATCAATTCTCTGACTTCGCCACTGATTCTGGAGAATTTCGCAGCGGGACGTCAAGCGTTTGCAATGATCATCCGGCACAATATGGAATGGGTCAATAATCGCGAGAACAGTGCCGTTGCCGAAGCGGATCTTCGGGCACGGGGTATCCCCGAATCTAAGACCCTCTATGCGAAACCCCTTAAAATGACATACATCCCCTCCCTCGAACCGGGGCAGAACGGCACGCTCGGCTGGACACGGATGTACTGCTTAACGACACATTGTCGTGAGGAGCGCCTATTAGACGCTTGGCAGCTAATGCAGTTTCTGGGCGGCAAAGATGCGGCAGGTGACTATTACACAGCGCGGCACTGGTATCGCTTGTGCGGTTTGGGCTTTGCGTTCGAGTCCATGTTCGACGACCCGGAAATTATCGACCTGACCGAGCTATGGGGCGACATCGAAATGGTTAGGGCATTGTCAGCGGTGGCACGCATCCGCGAAATTATTAAAGCCCCGTGGTATCCCGATTTCAATTTCTATTCGCAGCCCGAAATCCAAAAGATTCTTATCCGTCAACTGTCCCCGCGTGATGGACTAGCACGGATTGCGAAGCGGTGCCAGGAATTGAAGCGAGAGTGGACATAAACTTGACAAGGAAATTCAACTGTGAATGAAAACAACTTAGAGGACCAAACCGGCGCAGGTCGCTTTGGATCCCGATCTCATCGGGGAGACAAAGGCGTTTCGCGCTTAAGCACAAAAGAACGTGGCGACCGCATTTTCGCCTATCTGCTCAACGTTCCGAGTGTTATTCTCATCCTTGCGCTGATTGCGTATCCGGTTGTCGTATCATTGTGGACCAGTCTACACCGCTACAATCTGCGTCGTCCGGAGGATCACGCCTTCGTTGGTTTGGGTAATTATGTTGATGTATTGACGAGTTACGATTTTTGGCACTCGCTCCGTGTTACCCTCTATTTTGGGGGAATGTCGGTGGCGTTGGTTATCATTGTTGCGATAGGCATTGCTGTACTGTTCAATGAACAATTCAGAGGGCGAGGACTCGCACGTGCATTGTTATTGATTCCGTGGGCGGTGCCGGGTATCGTCAACGGCTTGATGTGGGCGGGGCTATTCGGTGAACACGGCGCATTTAACCAGATGATAGGTGATTTCGTTGGTCTTTTCAATCGCCTGACGGGCGCTGAGATTGAGTATCTAGGCATGGCTTCGCCGTTTGTCGCGATCAACGCCGCCATCGCCGCACACGTCTGGCGGAGTGTGCCGTTTGCATGTATTATCTTTTTAGCAGCGTTGCAGGCAATTCCCGGCGAGCAATACCGCGCAGCGCAGGTGGATGGCGCGAACGCATGGCGTCGTTTCCAACACATTACGCTACCGTGGCTGCTGCACCCGATTATGATTGTCGCTATCATTGAAACGATGAACGCTTTCCGTGGTGGTTTCGACATCATCTACGCACTGACGGCAGGCGGTCCCGGCGATGCGACCTACGTCATCGCTTGGCAGACTTATAAGGAAGCGTTTGGTCGCCTCAACTTCGGTGGGTCAAATGCCTACTCCTACCTGATCACGATCATCACGATGGGACTAGCGATTATCTATATTCGAGTGCTGTATCGTCGAGGCACCGTTCAAGGCTAAGAAAGGGATCTTGTGAATAGAGACGTTGTCAAACGAACTATTTTATATGTACTCGTACTGATTGCGGCGCTGTATATCGTAATACCGTACCTGTGGGTTGTGTTGGTCAGTTTCATGCAGGAACGTGAAGCAACGCAGCTGCATTGGATGCCACGTGAACCGACGTTGGAAAACTACCTGATGTACTTCCGTGTATACGGCGATAGTGCGGAAATCGGTGCGGCGACCGCACGACAGTTTCCGCGCGCTATTGTCAACAGCTTTATCATCGGAGGTACGGTGATGTTTATCAATCTGTTCTTCGGATCGCTTGCGGCATACGCGCTGGCACGGATGAATTTTGGCGGCAACCTTGCGTTACTATTGTTCTATCTTGGTTCGCGCAGTGTGCCGGGCGTGGCGATTATGATACCGATGTATCTCGTCATGCGTAGTTACGGATTGTTAGATACCCACATTGCGGTCATCCTCGCCCATGTAACCTTTACGCTACCGTTCACTATCTG is part of the Candidatus Poribacteria bacterium genome and harbors:
- a CDS encoding extracellular solute-binding protein — encoded protein: MASITRRDFLKTSALAGAGLMTGCLRKKPEGVIFKGWPYEPDLVRENIEYFERQSNVEVAYEAVSGNYHDKMVALFVGKTPMDCCYVRDDDLAEWVEAGWLRPCDDLPGADLYLEDIFDYNTDAMTYGGRRYGLPYYTDFTVWLYNEQMLEAAGFDAPAQTLDELTEQAIKVKEARVKSPDGDVVEHPIVLGFRQNVTGFGDWWALNYASEVDLFDDDFNPIFPDDEGQQAEKILQWIVDGIHKHHIIDINSLTMPDIRENIAAGRQTFCLMSKYDVEWINNRENSAVSETYLSQRSIPETETLHAKVIKMARLPSLEPEQHGTLGWTRMYSLTSHCQEEHLLDAWKLMQFLGGKDATGDYYTARRWFQLRGLGFAFISLMDDPEIVALTEQWGNIKLVKELSQVARIRENIKAPWFPDFNVYYQPEIQKILLRQQSPRDGLGRMANRCRSTLVHWFIGSFVQ
- a CDS encoding LamG domain-containing protein → MSRRLIILGCVIIYCLCFPVITVDAKALGYWAFNTKNELGEDSSPFGNDGEVKGAGTAEWIAKGKVGGGLKLSNGWLEVPHDDSLNVKDQITLMCWVQFSGDGDPFGATGRDQSLVWKNGPFATNKRFWTSYALRVWRRHTKFGSFGFDANLVGGRSAAADPDFPDAGDADKTWYHIAGVADGTEVRIYTDGKEKKAAPQRGEFQSTDLPLTIGYDLRPGLLAGREFFLGIIDEVVIVDKALTEAEIKGAMELGENGKSLEGFNPVFAVEPEGKLATQWGEIKAGK
- a CDS encoding carbohydrate ABC transporter permease, translated to MNRDVVKRTILYVLVLIAALYIVIPYLWVVLVSFMQEREATQLHWMPREPTLENYLMYFRVYGDSAEIGAATARQFPRAIVNSFIIGGTVMFINLFFGSLAAYALARMNFGGNLALLLFYLGSRSVPGVAIMIPMYLVMRSYGLLDTHIAVILAHVTFTLPFTIWILKGYFQTVPLDLERAARVDGCSRLGALFRVFLPVTTPGMIAVGIFSFISSWGEFFFALLFTSTIFSKPVTVVASDFAQELQIDFTIIAAGGVLVVLLPIILAFIFQRFIIHGIGGAVTG
- a CDS encoding LamG domain-containing protein, whose translation is MFRIVPVLVALSIYFLSVFPNHADAKALGYWMFDDKDKLGKDSSGLDNHGEPKKAAAHDVKGQVGGALKLDGISWLEVPHDDSLNAKDQITLMCWANFDAGALGESSEVSLIYKNGPFILEGDQKDRRFWTSYSLAKLRPRKKLGSFIFEAQMTEGRVFTAPGDKDHPEANEWYHIAATADGTKVRLYTNGVEKASADQRGEFKPSEQVLTIGFDLRIPPDRGGSKPYHFGLLDEVIILDKAITQDQVKEAMELGEKGKSLDNFGVLFDVAPQGKLAVRWGELKAGSK
- a CDS encoding extracellular solute-binding protein, producing the protein MAGITRRHFLKTSALVGAGLMAGCWRNAPEGVIFKGWPYEPDLVRKNIEYFEQQSNIDVAYEAVSGNYHDKMVALFVGKTPMDCCYVRDDDFVEWIEAGWIRPYEGLPGADEYGGDDIFDYNLEAMSYKGERYGLPYYTDFMVWAYNESMVQAAGYDKAARTLDELTEQAIKIKEAKVRSPAGDLVEYPIMLGFRQVVTGFFDWWTLNYASEIDLFDDDLNPIFPDDEGRRAEKILQWIVDGIHKHRIIDINSLTSPLILENFAAGRQAFAMIIRHNMEWVNNRENSAVAEADLRARGIPESKTLYAKPLKMTYIPSLEPGQNGTLGWTRMYCLTTHCREERLLDAWQLMQFLGGKDAAGDYYTARHWYRLCGLGFAFESMFDDPEIIDLTELWGDIEMVRALSAVARIREIIKAPWYPDFNFYSQPEIQKILIRQLSPRDGLARIAKRCQELKREWT
- a CDS encoding LamG domain-containing protein, translated to MFRIILGTGILLICLLCWSTMNADAKVRGYWAFNSKNEVGKDSSPNRNDGELKGEGTAEWNAKGKVGGGLQLSNGWLEVPHDDSLNLKDQVTLMCWVKFSTPGDFAAGGGREQSLIWKYGPFETNKRFWTSYALRVWRPKSDFGSFGFDANMTKGRSAAVDKKFPEVADLEKTWYHIAAVADGTEVRVYTNGKETGKGPQRGEFQASDLPLTIGHDLRPILAHHAYVNGIMDEVVVADKALTEAEIKEAMALGEKGKSIEGFNPVFAVEPEDKLATQWGAIKAQK
- a CDS encoding LamG domain-containing protein → MFRIILLFLLGIALICLYSIDADTKVLGYWTFDDQKKLGEDLSNFKNHGELKAGAWTRQGKVGGALNLTGGGDQAPHYFEVPHDNSMNVKDQVTLMCWISFSGPAEEQSLIYKNGPFILEGDKKDRTFWSSYGLVKWRDRCACGTFGFDANTEGGRSAVLPGDPLIPEPNDWHHVAAVADGTEIKIYRDGKERAKGAQRGPFRNSEQVLTIGYDHRVPVDRVGGARRHLRGTIDEVMILDQALTPAQVLEAFNLGERGKSLTEMVEIFSVETEGKLATQWGAIKSRRR
- a CDS encoding sugar ABC transporter permease, which codes for MNENNLEDQTGAGRFGSRSHRGDKGVSRLSTKERGDRIFAYLLNVPSVILILALIAYPVVVSLWTSLHRYNLRRPEDHAFVGLGNYVDVLTSYDFWHSLRVTLYFGGMSVALVIIVAIGIAVLFNEQFRGRGLARALLLIPWAVPGIVNGLMWAGLFGEHGAFNQMIGDFVGLFNRLTGAEIEYLGMASPFVAINAAIAAHVWRSVPFACIIFLAALQAIPGEQYRAAQVDGANAWRRFQHITLPWLLHPIMIVAIIETMNAFRGGFDIIYALTAGGPGDATYVIAWQTYKEAFGRLNFGGSNAYSYLITIITMGLAIIYIRVLYRRGTVQG